In Microbacterium cremeum, a genomic segment contains:
- a CDS encoding class II glutamine amidotransferase, with protein sequence MCRWLAYTGEPLQPAALILDAKHSVVAMSQNSPLGAETVNGDGFGFGWYPAGGEDPTVATPSPGAAAGTGGASEGVGTAAGSRHPFVFRSIEPAWNDQNLREISRAVVSPLFFAHVRAAAGPPIQQTNCHPFRHDNWLFMHNGAISQFSTIKRELALAVDPALYPSIQGTTDTEMLFHLALSFGLADDPVTAVGAAIRRVEEAGHAAGVQFPMQGTIAVSDGETLWAFRYSSQGRSRTLFHSADVPTLRTMYPDAQRLSLFGDHAQVVVSEPLNDLPGVFLEVPESTVAVLDPTGYHHQPFLDA encoded by the coding sequence ATGTGCCGCTGGCTGGCATACACGGGAGAGCCGTTGCAGCCGGCCGCCCTGATCCTCGATGCGAAGCACTCGGTCGTCGCCATGTCGCAGAATTCGCCGTTGGGCGCCGAGACGGTCAACGGCGACGGCTTCGGCTTCGGCTGGTACCCCGCCGGAGGGGAGGATCCGACGGTCGCCACGCCCTCTCCCGGCGCCGCCGCCGGGACGGGCGGAGCCTCTGAGGGCGTGGGCACGGCCGCGGGGTCGCGGCATCCGTTCGTGTTCCGCAGCATCGAGCCGGCGTGGAACGACCAGAATCTGCGAGAGATCAGCCGGGCGGTCGTCAGTCCGCTCTTCTTCGCGCACGTGCGCGCGGCCGCGGGGCCGCCGATCCAGCAGACGAATTGTCACCCCTTCCGCCACGACAACTGGCTGTTCATGCACAACGGGGCGATCTCGCAGTTCAGCACGATCAAGCGCGAGCTCGCGCTCGCTGTGGACCCGGCGCTGTATCCGTCGATCCAGGGGACGACCGACACCGAGATGCTCTTCCACCTCGCGCTCTCGTTCGGTCTCGCCGACGACCCGGTCACGGCGGTCGGCGCCGCGATCCGCCGGGTCGAAGAGGCGGGCCACGCCGCCGGCGTGCAGTTCCCGATGCAGGGGACGATCGCCGTGTCGGACGGCGAGACGCTCTGGGCGTTCCGCTACTCGTCGCAGGGGCGCTCGCGCACGCTCTTCCACTCGGCCGATGTGCCGACGCTGCGGACGATGTACCCCGATGCGCAGCGGCTGTCGCTCTTCGGCGATCACGCCCAGGTCGTCGTGTCGGAGCCACTCAACGACCTGCCCGGGGTGTTCCTCGAGGTGCCCGAGTCGACCGTCGCCGTGCTGGATCCGACCGGGTATCACCACCAGCCGTTCCTCGACGCGTGA
- a CDS encoding L-lactate dehydrogenase: MAVIENSKVTIVGAGSVGSSTAYAALIRGSARHVALYDIATARVEAEVLDLAHGTQFTGSSDITGGSDLSVVEGSHVVVITAGAKQDPGQTRIELAGVNAGIMKKMMPQLLEAAPDAIYVIVTNPCDVLTVLAQDDTGLPPERIFASGTVLDTSRLRWKLAERAGVSTGSVHAYIVGEHGDTEFPLWSKATIGTVPILEWVTPRGDRMTVEELDQIAIDVRDAAYKVIQGKGATNYAIGLSSARIVEAILRDEHAVMPVSPVLRDFHGVDGVALSVPSVVSAAGAVPVRETRFDARELDLFHRSATALRQVADSLRS, encoded by the coding sequence ATGGCCGTCATCGAGAACTCGAAAGTCACCATCGTCGGCGCCGGCAGCGTCGGCTCGAGCACGGCGTACGCGGCGCTCATCCGCGGCTCCGCACGCCACGTCGCCCTCTACGACATCGCGACCGCACGCGTCGAGGCCGAAGTGCTCGACCTCGCTCACGGCACGCAGTTCACCGGATCGAGCGACATCACCGGCGGCAGCGACCTGTCGGTCGTCGAGGGCTCGCACGTCGTCGTGATCACGGCCGGCGCGAAACAGGATCCCGGCCAGACCCGGATCGAGCTCGCCGGCGTCAACGCCGGGATCATGAAGAAGATGATGCCGCAGCTTCTCGAGGCGGCCCCCGACGCCATCTACGTCATCGTCACCAACCCCTGCGACGTCCTCACGGTGCTCGCGCAGGACGACACCGGCCTGCCGCCCGAGCGCATCTTCGCGTCGGGCACGGTGCTCGACACGTCGCGCCTGCGGTGGAAGCTCGCCGAACGCGCCGGCGTGTCGACCGGCAGCGTCCACGCGTACATCGTCGGCGAGCACGGCGACACCGAGTTCCCGCTGTGGTCGAAGGCCACCATCGGCACGGTTCCGATCCTCGAGTGGGTGACGCCCCGCGGCGACCGCATGACCGTCGAGGAGCTCGACCAGATCGCCATCGACGTGCGCGACGCCGCCTACAAGGTCATCCAGGGCAAAGGCGCCACGAACTACGCGATCGGCCTGTCGAGCGCGCGCATCGTCGAAGCGATCCTGCGCGACGAGCACGCGGTGATGCCGGTCTCACCGGTGCTGCGCGACTTCCACGGCGTCGACGGCGTCGCCCTGTCGGTGCCGTCGGTGGTCAGCGCCGCCGGCGCCGTGCCGGTGCGCGAGACGCGGTTCGATGCTCGTGAGCTCGACCTCTTCCACCGCTCCGCCACGGCCCTGCGCCAGGTCGCCGACTCGCTGCGCAGCTGA
- the radA gene encoding DNA repair protein RadA has product MAAARRPTQTAPYRCTECGWTTIKWVGRCGECQQWGTVVEAAEQTGITRSVTPVSPGAARAARPITHIDTTDAPRRTTGVGEFDRVLGGGLVAGAAILLSGEPGVGKSTLLLEVAAQAARAGRRVLYASAEESTAQVRLRAERTGALHDELYLASETDLATILGHVDEVSPDLLIVDSVQTVSSAMSEGMAGHPSQVREVAATLIRVAKDRGLPTIIVGHVTKDGSIAGPRILEHLVDVVCQFEGDRQTSLRFVRALKNRFGPTDEVGCFDMTGAGIAEVPDPSALFLGHGSSEPGTCVSIALEGRRAMPVEVQALTIDTKAPNPRRIVNGVDAARVATVLAVLEKRAGVTTSDKDVYVSTVGGVRFTEPAADLAIALAVAGAVKGWSIPRHIAAVGELSLAGEVRPVTQAAQRRAEAARLGYRDLIDDRSGRLRGALGDVQARAKGAPGDDVPEF; this is encoded by the coding sequence ATGGCCGCAGCCCGACGCCCGACGCAGACCGCGCCCTATCGCTGCACCGAGTGCGGCTGGACCACGATCAAATGGGTCGGGCGCTGCGGCGAGTGCCAGCAGTGGGGAACGGTGGTCGAGGCCGCCGAGCAGACGGGCATCACGCGCTCGGTGACTCCGGTGTCGCCGGGCGCGGCGCGCGCGGCGCGGCCCATCACGCACATCGACACCACCGATGCCCCCCGGCGCACGACCGGCGTCGGCGAGTTCGACCGGGTGCTCGGGGGCGGGCTGGTGGCGGGCGCCGCGATCCTGCTGTCGGGCGAGCCGGGCGTCGGCAAGTCCACGCTGCTGCTCGAGGTCGCGGCGCAGGCCGCGCGCGCGGGGCGGCGCGTGCTGTACGCCAGCGCCGAGGAGTCCACCGCCCAGGTGCGCCTGCGCGCCGAGCGCACCGGCGCGCTGCACGACGAGTTGTACCTCGCGAGCGAGACCGACCTCGCCACGATCCTCGGGCATGTCGACGAGGTCTCGCCCGACCTCCTCATCGTCGATTCGGTGCAGACCGTGTCGTCGGCGATGTCGGAAGGCATGGCGGGGCATCCGTCGCAGGTGCGCGAGGTCGCGGCGACGCTCATCCGCGTCGCGAAGGATCGCGGGCTCCCCACGATCATCGTGGGCCACGTCACGAAGGACGGGTCGATCGCCGGCCCGCGCATCCTCGAGCACCTGGTCGACGTCGTGTGCCAGTTCGAGGGCGACCGGCAGACGTCGCTGCGGTTCGTGCGGGCGCTCAAGAACCGCTTCGGCCCGACCGACGAGGTCGGATGCTTCGACATGACAGGCGCCGGCATCGCCGAAGTCCCCGACCCCAGCGCGCTCTTCCTCGGGCACGGCAGCAGCGAGCCCGGCACCTGCGTGTCGATCGCGCTCGAAGGCCGCCGCGCGATGCCCGTCGAGGTGCAGGCGCTCACGATCGACACGAAGGCGCCCAACCCGCGGCGCATCGTCAACGGCGTCGACGCGGCCCGCGTCGCCACCGTCCTCGCGGTGCTCGAGAAGCGCGCGGGTGTCACGACGTCCGACAAGGACGTCTACGTGTCGACCGTCGGCGGCGTGCGGTTCACCGAGCCCGCCGCCGACCTCGCGATCGCACTCGCGGTCGCGGGCGCCGTGAAAGGCTGGTCGATCCCGCGCCACATCGCCGCCGTGGGCGAGCTCAGCCTCGCCGGCGAGGTGCGTCCCGTGACGCAGGCCGCGCAGCGCCGCGCCGAGGCGGCGCGGCTCGGCTACCGCGACCTCATCGACGACCGCTCCGGGCGCCTGCGCGGCGCCCTCGGCGACGTGCAGGCCCGCGCGAAGGGCGCGCCGGGCGATGACGTGCCCGAGTTCTGA
- a CDS encoding dehydrogenase has protein sequence MAGKKRAKKQEPLEFRNTQLTDALQTQDMAAVAFALRHGPTVVPLMRPGDRDNPLDVGEVWTYRDPKTGDVALLLFSDAAHKPATLPPGVALQSPAWLRAFLGAHENEITTVFFDIAGPHPMQASPSDLIAVLDA, from the coding sequence ATGGCGGGAAAGAAGCGCGCGAAAAAGCAGGAGCCTCTCGAGTTCCGCAACACGCAGCTCACCGACGCGCTGCAGACGCAGGACATGGCGGCGGTCGCGTTCGCGCTCCGGCACGGACCGACGGTGGTGCCGCTGATGCGGCCCGGCGACCGCGATAACCCGCTCGACGTCGGCGAGGTCTGGACCTATCGCGACCCGAAGACCGGTGACGTCGCGCTGCTGCTGTTCAGCGATGCCGCCCACAAGCCCGCAACCCTGCCGCCGGGCGTCGCACTGCAGTCGCCGGCGTGGCTGCGGGCATTCCTCGGCGCGCACGAGAACGAGATCACCACGGTGTTCTTCGACATCGCCGGTCCCCACCCGATGCAGGCGTCGCCGTCCGATCTCATCGCCGTGCTCGACGCCTGA
- a CDS encoding FadR/GntR family transcriptional regulator: MTDAPLHEVRKAVYRPVREGNALEDTVARLVQTIRLGVVAPGESLPSERELAVLYAVSRDTVREAIRELADTGYLVRRRGRYGGTFVADPLPEPPHPGEVDASDLEDVLGLRRVLEGGAARAAAGRTLDAAARDELWARYEAAAAASEADYRRLDTLLHLTIAELSGIPSLVALAAENRARVNEWLDTFPLLPRNIDHSNAQHERIVTAILAGRPDAAQAAVLDHLAGSEALLRGFLA; encoded by the coding sequence ATGACCGACGCACCGCTGCACGAGGTGCGCAAGGCCGTGTACCGGCCGGTGCGCGAGGGGAACGCGCTCGAAGACACCGTCGCGCGGCTCGTGCAGACCATCCGGCTCGGGGTCGTCGCACCGGGGGAGTCGCTGCCGTCCGAGCGGGAGCTCGCAGTGCTCTACGCGGTGAGCCGCGACACCGTACGCGAAGCCATCCGCGAGCTCGCCGACACCGGCTACCTCGTGCGACGCCGCGGCCGGTACGGCGGCACCTTCGTCGCCGATCCGCTGCCCGAGCCGCCGCATCCGGGCGAGGTCGACGCCTCCGATCTCGAAGACGTGCTCGGCCTTCGCCGCGTGCTCGAGGGCGGCGCCGCGCGAGCCGCAGCCGGACGCACGCTCGATGCGGCCGCGCGCGACGAGCTGTGGGCGCGGTACGAGGCGGCGGCCGCGGCATCCGAAGCCGATTACCGCCGGCTCGACACGCTGCTGCACCTGACGATCGCCGAGCTCTCGGGCATCCCGTCGCTCGTCGCGCTCGCCGCGGAGAACCGGGCGCGCGTGAACGAGTGGCTCGACACGTTCCCGCTGCTGCCGCGCAACATCGACCACTCGAACGCGCAGCACGAGCGGATCGTGACGGCGATCCTCGCGGGCAGGCCGGATGCCGCACAAGCGGCCGTGCTCGACCACCTCGCCGGCTCGGAGGCCCTGCTGCGAGGCTTCCTCGCCTAG